The genomic window AGAACCTTTGAGTGGCTGTCATCAGGTCATTGCtctaaattttgaatatttaagGTCTAACTGGCTTTCCTTTGGGTAATTCTCTTGTTTTCAACAAGATACTCTGGTTCTGCCCAAGCTCCTCAACTATGCCACTCAGTGAGGAAAACTTTTCAGGTACATGTTTCTTTTACAGTCACAaagttgttcttttctttctagtAATGATTTATTTATAAGCTCCTCAGGGTTAATTTGATAACTAAGAATAATAAACTATTCcttgtaattaatattttttctagaaagaaaacataaaatttgggtcataaagaatcaaacatgactgaaatgattgaacaacaacaaaagtaattCATACACATATTATTTGATCTATAAAACAACCTTGGAggataggtactgttattattcccatttcacagatgaaaaaattggagcaaacagaagttcagtgacttgttaaTGGTTACAGAAATGGAAAGTGCCTGAGTCTATATTAGTCTTCAGATATTCTTGATTCAACTTCCCACACACTAAATATCattgcttaatgaatgtttgtcaTATTTCATTGACAAGTTAGGATGTGCACAGTAatgacataaaaataattaattgacatagaataaatatatggaggttatataaatacatgaaatatgtttatattatggGAAAGGGAATTTTCCAGCTACTACTTTTTTGgatgagaaaatagaagactacataaaaatgggaaagattaTGAAACTATCTTGAAtcatataaatcatataaatttTATTGAATCATATAAAATTTATTGAATCAGTACATAACTGAGTCTTCCTTCCAACCTCCATCCCTCCTACTTATAAAGGAGAAATTTTGGTAAAGAAAGACTCATTTTGTTTGATTGGTATCTAGAGAATCAGCAAGGTCTCCTAAAAGGCTCAAGGTGACCCATGAGATTTAAAATAACAGCATAAGGACTCAGAATCATAACCTTGGTCAAGGAAGAGGTGGAATCTATagcaggaagagagaggcagGTAAGAATAACAGGAAGAGAATGTAATACAGATTCACAAATGAGTAACATGGGGTAGAGAAAGGAGGTAAGGAAAGAGCACTTATGAGTTTGGGCTAAGTTCAATGAAGGAAGGATGGGGGAGGTTAGGAGCCTTAGGAATAGTTAATTCATGTTGATAAAAACATATATCatgatttaatttgatttttcaacTATAAACCCACATGCACATTCCACAGGCAACATggaatgagagaaaaaggagagagaagataaCTGGAAGTTAATGACAAGAAGAGATTAGAATTGGGTAAAACAGATATTAACCATTCTGTGATTAAAGATCTGGCTTTTGGGAAAAATTGACTTAAACTGACCATTGAGAAaatactgttttatttttctatgtacCTTGGCTTAAGACAATCCAGTGAGAATTAGCATGGATTTCCATAGGTATAGTGAGCAGAGTATTCTCTTTAGGGTatcaaataaatacaaggtaatgaacaatcagacagaattatttttttctttttgccattttattcCTGTCAATGccttagaaattgaaataaagaaaaaatactagaCTGCTCTTATTTGGACTCATttcaaatcacttttaaaagtaaaatgtttATCTTTAATTCTCTGGCTATCACTCATATAGTGACTATAAAGAATTGTATTTAATGGGTTAATGGTTCCTAATGAACAGTCATTAAATAAACACCCCAATTAGTTTGAAAACAAAACTGGCCTCAAGAGTacattttattatgtttgcttaATGTCTGCTTAGCTTAGCTCTAGGTAGTTTTTTTGTTAATAGCTAAGAAATGTATGTATCTGGGAAATTgaactgaattcagaaaaataaggAATTGAAACATTGAAAAGCAGGTAGGAAGAGAAgctaatgaaatatttatttctcttccagatggctctttcctctcctttcttctttccccaccAATAATTCCCTCTCCCATGGAAAGTTACTGCCtcttgtgataaaaaaaaatgtttggggATTATGTGAGTTTGTGTTTGTGTATAAGTACATGaatctgtgtgcatgtgtgtgtgtgtgtgtttgtctgtgTGCCAATAAAAACTCTATAGAGTGTGGAAAGCAAGTAGACAGGATTTTGAGTTCCTTCCCTGGGCCAGTCAGATTCTATATGAAAGACTTTACTGAGAACAGGGAGAatgataaaatacagagattAGAGTAGAACATCTCACTTCTGTAGGGCTCTAATTTTGGCAGAACACTATTTTTATGGCATTCTGATTAGGTAGATGATGAAGTATAGTCATTTTGTAAAGGAGAGTCAGAAGGAAGTTCaaagacttgtccaaagtccTATAGCTAGTCAAGGTCAGAGTGAGAAATCAAAGTCAcatcttctgattccaggtctaaagttccttccatcaAACCATTGTGAAAGCTGATGGTTTAGTAGAATTCCAGAGGGGATGTAAAGTTCCTTTTATCTCGAGTCATCAGTCTCAATCATATACCACCTGTCTCCTGGCCAAAGACTAAGTACTCTTTCAGAGGGATATGACAATTTATGCCACAGTCAGAGATCAgactaaaatataaaatcctcaggATGGAGGATTCCTATAGCACTTAGTAGTTCATAGttctttttcctaaaatgtaatgTATCCGGAAGTGGTATACAAAGAGTGCTAAAGAGGGTAAGCTtaaccaaataaacaaaacagTGCAGGGAAGAGTATGATAACTGCCCAAAGAAATAAACTTTCATGACAGCTCTGCTGAAATTTGATTTGGTTATTAATTTTAAGCTCCCTTGAGTGGAAAGAAGCAAGAAAACTTCTTGAAATATACTTAGTTTTCAATTGTCCAAGACTGAAAGAGCAGAAGAACCTGGAAAACATAAAGGATGTTTATCCTCTTTCATACATCAGCTATTGAGCAACTCAATAATGATGAGACATTCGTGATATTTCTGTGTATTGATAGGAAGAATTAACAAGAAAGAAATAGTGTGTGAAGACAAGACAGTGAGATGGGAAAAGTTCCTATTAATGTATGATATTTGTTCATAGTAATACATAAGACCTTTTCTGAAAAGTAGAAATGTGCATTTGTGTGTTTCTTactgagagaaagaaacaagataGAGGTAtaggcagagaagggagagagaaagagaggtgagggagagagagattgagagaaagagagagagaggaagggaggtcTGGGCATgataatttcattcatttactatatgggttattttttaatatataaaattccttactttctgtcttagaatgaatactaagaatcatttctaaggtagaagatcagtaagaactaggcaattaggattaaagagatttgcccaggatcccatatTTAGGAGGTGTCAGactatatttgaatccaggacttcccatctccaggcctggctctctatcctctgagaaATCTAACTATCCCATCTATGAGTTTTTGATGAGGAATGTAGCTGCATATTTGAGTGCATTTGCATAGGGTCATTTGCAGTCTATCAGAAGACTTATACTTGAGGCtgctggaagactcatcttccagaattcTAATATGGCCCAAGACATTGcctgtgaccataggcaaatcacttaacatccataaaataagctagaaaaggaaatatagtaTTATTGTTAGAAAACCCCCAAATGTTGTCGGGATGAGTTGGACATTACTGGAATAATTGAATGACATTTGTAATAGTGTGTGAGTTTGTAGAAGAGTGTCTGAGAGGATCCTTATAGATATAATTGCGTATTTGTAAGTCTGAGAGTTGCATATTTCTGTGAAAGAGAAATAGTGCTTTtacttgtatttgttttttcaatgctTATCCAAGTGATTAACATGCAGTAAATactgctttaaaatgtttttgttgtgCTTTtccttcatccattcatttaccCATCTGTACATCAAATATATCTATCGAAATACTGAAACTTCATGTTTGTGTCTATGTTCAAATTAATGACAAAAGCATGTCAGTgttccttttctccatcttgtcTTATTACCTGGGTTCCCCCTGATCCATACCAGGTGATCCATAGACCCACACTTTATATAGTCTTCTTTGATTGCTACCACTAAAATGTGATCCCATCTTCTCACCAGTCTTTGAATTCAGAATGCATGCTTTCAACTGCAGTCTATCCCATGTATTTGAATCTCTGTCTCAACTCTACAGGGGAAAGGGAGAATtcaaattcatggaagaaaaaacATTAGAACATTCAACTCTGTATCACTGTAATGTCATTAGTATTCACAGAGCACATTGATGTTGCCTTGAAGTAGCGATAAACATTCCTATGACCATGAACAGTTaaggaggattttttttctcccaacaaTCCTGTCAATCAAGTAATTCAATTTAACAacaatttattaaacacccactaATCCCCACGCATTGTGCTAGGAGTAgtgaatataaagacaaaatgaaagagtccccatcctcaagaagcttagaCCTAAGGTATTGGAGAGTAGCGTgtgtaaatataaatgaatttaaagtatatacaaaataactgGTGTGAGGAGGGTCTCTGTTTTTATTGTTATGTTTGCacgagggtgatcatttagagtctattatccccaattatatccccatcaagccatgtgatcaagcagttgtttttcttctatgtttctgctcccacagttcttactctggatgtgaatagtgttctttctcataaatccctctggattgtcctggatcattgcattgctgctagtagagaagtccattacattcgcttgtgccacagtgtatcagtctctgtgtacaatgttttcctggttcttctcctttcacttgaGGGTCTCTGTTTAATATGACAGAAAGCTTGTTAATAATGGAACAGGTGTCCTAAAGGGGCACACAATAGAAGGATAGAGAAGAATGTGACATGGACACTAGAAAGATGAAGATGGCAGGAATGATTTTTAAGGGAAAGTAAAGCATTGGTTATGGAAAGGAGCTTTGGCTATCACAACATTTTCTGAGTAGATCCACATAGTATTAGATTGTCGAGCCCTTCAAGGAATCAGAGATAACATAttccaataaaataaattatattggcatcttttgtttttaagattcCTAAGTTGCTTCACATATCTTTAACCTCAATTactgtaagaaaaaaagaaaaaagtattttaaaatggaTCAATACATCCAAAAAGTTAGAACTATATGCAGTACTATGGACCTGATTTCTGGAAAGgaatgaaatatatattcaaatctcttctttgtctctatgcttattctttttaattttgcaaaAGTCATTCAGCTCCATCatagttctttccattttcatcattgtggtcattgtgtatattattttccttctcatgGTTACTTAGAACCAAGATAATACTAATTTGATTATCAAACCCTGTAGTAAGGTAAATGAGGTATGCCCAGTACTTAATCTTAGCTTACGTTCAAAGCAGATGTTGTGGATTATTAGGGTCAGGTGCTAATAGAAGATAGTGAAATATTGGAGAACTCTCCTACACACAAATAAGTTTCTCCCAGACCACACTTAAACATTGAATAGATTCTCTCTCCTAGGTGACTCAGGAAGAGCTTTCCTTCTAGTTCTTGGACTGGTGTTTAATATGCTGTGAGGTAGATGGCGGGACTTATTTCCATTTCCAGCTCATATAGTAAAGGCAGGAGCTAACAGAGACCTGAGGTAAGGCAAGATAAGTAATAATATTCCTATTTTTATTGATTGGAAAGTTGAgaccagaaaaggaaagtaaatttTCAGGGTGTCAAGGATAGTTAGAATCAGTATATCTCAATGTTCCTAGTAACTCAGAGtagttttttccattttcccaaagCTGGTAGGGAGGTGTCCTATCCATCAGAAAAGAGGCCAATTTCCACAAATGCTGAAtaacttttagaaagaaatgaTGACATATGTTCATACATTGAAATACCTGGAAATTAGTatatagatttgatttttttaaattataagatGCAAATATATGTCTAGAATATGTATGTGTAATATTGTATACTCATATGATGAGTATAGAATAATTATATTTCATGATTATAGAGaaagtatatattttcttttagagaGTGCATTTAAAGTGGAAATgaagatttaaatgaatattaCCCCAGTATGACACAGTTCTAAATTACCATGAATTTTCTCTATTGCTTTTGCCACTACTCTGCCAACATTTAAACTGCAGAAATGAACATAGTAATGATAGTAATCCAAAGGTTAGTCTTTAAATCCTTGAGTCTGGGTTCTCAGTACTATTTACTTATTAAAGATAATGCCTTTCTAAGTGTATCctccttttttcatatttactaGCCAAAGACAATACAGATGTTAACATATTTGAGACCTCTAAGGAGATAAAGGGTAAAGTTAGGGAGAAAAACCTCATGTCTCTATTCCCCTCCTGCCCCAATCTAATGGTGCTTTTCTATCCAGACCTTAAAAGAATATTCTTTCATTGCAGGAACTGCCTCCTTTCTTCAGAGACGCCCCTTTCTTGGGATACTATGCTTTCCTTGAATATCTCTCACATCAATCACCACAGTTTTATACTGACAGGTATACCAGGAATGCCAGAGAAGAATTCTTGGATGGCATTCCCACTGGGACTCCTCTACACCCTCACTCTTCTTGGCAATTGCACCATCTTGTCCATCATTAAGATGGATAGAAGCCTCCATGAGCCCATGTACTACTTTCTCTCCATCTTGGCACTGACTGATGTGGGTCTCTCTATATCCACCCTGCCTTCCATGCTCAGCATTTTCTGGTTCAATGCCCCTGAAATCCCCTTTGATGCCTGCATCACTCAGATGTTTTTCATCCATGTGTTTGGAATCACAGAATCTGGGGTGTTGGTATCCATGGCCTTTGATCGCTTTGTGGCTATTCGAGATCCACTGCGTTATTCTTCCATCCTCACCTATGAGGTCATTGGCAAGATTGGATTAGCTGTCCTTGCCCGTGCTGTCTTTGTGGTCCTCCCTGCACCCTTGCTTATCAAGAGGCTGCCTTTCTACCACTCCAATGTTCTCTCTCACTCTTACTGCCTCCATCAGGATGTCATGCGACTTGCTTCTGCCAGCACACGTGTCAACATACTTTATGGTCTTATTGCTGTCATCTGTACTCTGGGATTGGATGTTCTTGTCATTCTTTTCTCTTATATTCTCATCTTGAAGACTGTACTGGGCATTGCCTCATGGGCTGAGAGGTTCAAGGCCTTCAATACCTGCCTCTCTCACATCTGTGCTTTGCTGCTCTTCTACATACCTTTTATTGGTGCCACGATGGTCCACCGTTTTGGGAAACACCTCTCACCCATTGTGCACACAGTGATGGCCAATGTGTATCTTTTACTCCCACCTGTACTTAACCCCCTCATCTACAGCATAAAGACCAAACAGATTCGTAAGCGGATAGTCCAACTATTTTTtaggagaaagggcaggacttAGTGGATGCTTGGCCTATTAGGGAGTTGAGTCATAATTACCAAGTAGTGTGGGCTAGAAGAATAAGAAAATCAATTAGGATTTATTGTGTTCACTATATGCCAGGAATTatgaatactatataaatattatatcaaatGATGCTCACAACATCTGTGCAAGGTAAGTTCTATTATGATAGAcaattttacaactgaggaaaataataataacagaaattAAGTAACTAACCTAAGGACAAACAGCCAGGAAGCATTCAAGGTcatattttaactcaagtcttcctaattccaggtcaaGTACTATTTTCTCTATGCCACTTACTTGcttctggatttttctaataCTAAGTAGTATTAAAATCACTGGGTCATCTGAACTATCAAAAGGAAATGGGCATCTAGATTACTACCAGAATTTATAGTGCATTATATATCATTCTGCTATATCATTAAATGTCATCATCCAACATTTACATATCACTTAATGATTATAAAGATTTTCCACATACATGCTTTCATATGCTTTTAATAGAGTTGTAATTTCCCAGAATCGAAAGGTtccctatctatttatctagGTCAACCAACAGCCAAAGCATAAATCTGATCAACAATAACTCTGAAAGGTATAATCTAATCTGTGCTTGAAGATCCCCAATGACCTTGTAAAGTGGACAGAACATTAACTATgattaaaattttacaaatgagtaaattgagaaagagaaaagtaaagtgaCTCATACTTCTAATAAATGGAAGAGCTGGGATTTACATAACTTTTTTCTGTATATTGAAATTCTAAATGAacttattttcttattaaaatatatatatgtgaatgagtgtgtatatataatatatgtacacacatgcatgtgtggGGTGTATACTATGTTTAAGTGTGTTCAAACATGTGAACATACCCAGGGTGCATGCACATATGTGTTCATGTTGGGAATGAACATCATAAGTACCTTCAATATTCCctgttgaattaataaattataagaaTTATTTGAATTATCACTGATGAAGGGAAATGTTTATGCAATTTGGAGTTAAAAGACCTGTATTTGAATCTTGGATTTACTTCTTATTCCTTATATAACCTTGGTACTATTGCTTCAGCCTTacatttccttgtctataaaataaaaatttttcaccagatgatctctaaaattcttCCAGTATGGAACCCCAtggatttgtaatttcatttgtaAACTCCATATTATGAATTGCATTAGGCATGCATGAGGTCAACAAGTATTCCTCAAAGACAGACACTATGATTGAATCTTTGGACATCTCTTTATAATGGGAGAAATGAAATCAATGAAGGACTGAGAAAATACTTCTATGTGGAAAAGGATAACTGTTTTATTCTTAGATAGTTATTAAATCAAGAACTGTGATTAAAGTGAACAAGTAGAAAAATAGATGGGTAGTGGAAAAACTCATTTTGTAATAAGTTAGCGAATTAGTTCTTATTCTCTTAATTTCTGGTCATTTGCcagctttcattcattcattttgccTAGGCCAGTTGGAGAttcagaaatcattttcttcagttctATTGGTGTTAATAAACTGCTTCTGTCCCAAACACATTTCAAACTTTCTCACCTCCATGTTTTAGTTCATATCAGCCCCTATATTAATAATGACCCAACCCATTTTTCCAGATTGATAtcctgttcttttttaaaaacttagatAAAAGATTATATATGATAGGAAATGTTTTCTATTCCCTCAAAGtaaaggtatattcttttcctctataGACTTCACTCAC from Monodelphis domestica isolate mMonDom1 chromosome 4, mMonDom1.pri, whole genome shotgun sequence includes these protein-coding regions:
- the LOC100618496 gene encoding olfactory receptor 51H1-like, with product MLSLNISHINHHSFILTGIPGMPEKNSWMAFPLGLLYTLTLLGNCTILSIIKMDRSLHEPMYYFLSILALTDVGLSISTLPSMLSIFWFNAPEIPFDACITQMFFIHVFGITESGVLVSMAFDRFVAIRDPLRYSSILTYEVIGKIGLAVLARAVFVVLPAPLLIKRLPFYHSNVLSHSYCLHQDVMRLASASTRVNILYGLIAVICTLGLDVLVILFSYILILKTVLGIASWAERFKAFNTCLSHICALLLFYIPFIGATMVHRFGKHLSPIVHTVMANVYLLLPPVLNPLIYSIKTKQIRKRIVQLFFRRKGRT